In Apium graveolens cultivar Ventura chromosome 10, ASM990537v1, whole genome shotgun sequence, the following are encoded in one genomic region:
- the LOC141692681 gene encoding 17.6 kDa class I heat shock protein-like, with product MSMIPSIFGRRSSTAFDPFSLDVWDPFQGLGQLSNHFASGEASFANVTIDWKETPEAHVFKADVPGLKKEEVKVEVEDDRVLQIRGERNREQEEKGDTWHRVERSSGKFMRRFRLPENAKVDLVKAAMENGVLTVTVPKEDVKKPDVKSIQISG from the coding sequence ATGTCGATGATTCCAAGCATTTTTGGTCGCAGATCATCAACCGCATTTGATCCGTTCTCTCTCGACGTTTGGGACCCTTTCCAGGGCCTCGGGCAGCTCTCTAATCATTTTGCTTCAGGAGAGGCGTCTTTCGCCAATGTGACAATAGACTGGAAGGAGACTCCAGAGGCTCACGTGTTTAAAGCGGACGTTCCAGGGCTTAAGAAGGAGGAAGTGAAGGTGGAAGTGGAAGATGATCGGGTGCTTCAGATAAGAGGGGAGAGGAACCGTGAGCAGGAGGAGAAGGGTGACACTTGGCATCGCGTCGAGAGGAGCAGCGGGAAGTTTATGAGGAGGTTCAGGCTTCCGGAGAATGCGAAAGTTGATCTGGTGAAGGCTGCGATGGAAAATGGGGTTTTAACTGTTACTGTTCCCAAGGAGGATGTCAAGAAGCCTGATGTTAAGTCTATCCAGATTTCTGGTTGA